The following proteins are co-located in the Apium graveolens cultivar Ventura chromosome 5, ASM990537v1, whole genome shotgun sequence genome:
- the LOC141660221 gene encoding uncharacterized protein LOC141660221, with the protein MKALPNSGGLAWAPSWALASLISLGSKIVVPGWGYLGLLEVVGLSICLNLLPFLCDEGHSGDSLSSLILLFILIYVRKSFSLINFEVGELVDRLLKPFDKLGERLFAPLLDSFQVAHLQFVHAIVRPYGVWMCVELSRKNHTIGAKWLRHGGGISMNFPAEDKTGNNTSGEADINVTVTRDPKNSGIEVQQKMVVDKERFTFERGRDTEGWMEIQLDRALTNGVRLPKFPMAKLYTLEGAGSDHSPILLIVKNGWNGNVTLNIQQKIQACSDKLGARGKDITGDFFGRIKRCKSDMRRYHGGRDTDSKKRFAEAKKSLIFILNQREVFWRQRAKQLWLQAGDKNSKYFHASPSKRRRNNQIHKLLKDDGQWCDWESGLNEFVFSYFENLFTASEPNWHKVIDFISRTISVGSDIMDLVKKFFRDRELNVGLNSTKIVLANRLKDTLESVISPNQSGFMQGRLIYDNVMVSYQVMYYLKRKRRGKGGSMALKIDMSKEYDRIEWGYLEVVLLKMGYNDLWVYLIMQRVRSVTYNIRLSPLIRSYLYFRAYEEEANRLLQLLQLFENASGQGQFGNIFDLMPGVLHMEEAGEDSKYLGLPNMMNRNKMQILGYLKDKVKNIILNWDGILVSQGGKEVLIKSVAQTLPTYAMSVFLLPLEITKDIKRIISKFWWNSKGSDSKVIHWMSWDRLSRYKSSRGMGFRDFRDFNLAMLEASLGNNPSFIWRSIMEAKKVVAEGVRWRVGSGSEINIIGQTWLLDEKNPYITSNSPTVLDNKASSLMFMDGRSWDEEILNDLFNARDQCCIRNIPIAESNEADSLYWYKELLDIIQFAVHKDCCRTIKKFGDKGIIAVSGGRFGS; encoded by the exons ATGAAGGCGTTACCAAACTCCGGGGGTCTGGCTTGGGCTCCTTCTTGGGCCTTGGCTTCTCTCATTTCTCTAGGGTCTAAAATAGTTGTCCCAGGGTGGGGTTACCTGGGACTACTGGAAGTAGTTGGACTATCTATCTGTTTGAACCTCTTACCTTTTCTGTGCGACGAGGGTCATTCCGGGGACTCCTTATCGTCACTGATTCTTCTGTTCATTCTCATATACGTGAGGAAATCGTTTTCTTTGATAAATTTTGAG GTTGGAGAGTTGGTTGACCGCCTCTTGAAACCTTTTGATAAACTCGGGGAGCGTCTCTTTGCTCCTTTGCTGGATAGTTTCCAAGTGGCACATCTACAGTTCGTCCATGCG ATAGTGAGACCTTATGGGGTATGGATGTGTGTTGAGCTAAGTAGAAAAAACCATACTATTGGAGCGAAATGGTTGAGACATGGAGGCGGTATTTCGATGAATTTTCCGGCGGAGGATAAGACAGGAAACAATACGTCAGGAGAGGCCGATATTAATGTGACAGTTACACGTGATCCCAAAAATTCAGGGATTGAAGTACAACAAAAAATGGTTGTGGATAAGGAAAGG TTTACTTTTGAAAGAGGTCGTGACACGGAGGGGTGGATGGAAATTCAACTCGATAGAGCTTTGACCAATGGCGTTAGGTTGCCAAAGTTTCCTATGGCCAAGTTATATACTCTCGAAGGGGCGGGGTCTGATCACAGTCCAATTTTACTG ATTGTTAAAAATGGTTGGAATGGGAATGTCACTTTGAATATCCAGCAGAAAATTCAGGCCTGTTCTGATAAGCTGGGTGCACGGGGGAAGGATATCACGGGGGATTTTTTTGGCCGAATTAAGAGATGTAAGTCAGATATGAGGAGGTACCATGGGGGAAGGGATACAGATTCGAAGAAGCGATTTGCTGAGGCTAAGAAGAGTCTAATTTTTATCTTGAACCAAAGGGAAGTGTTTTGGCGCCAACGTGCTAAACAGTTATGGCTGCAGGCTGGGGATAAAAATAGTAAGTACTTTCACGCTTCACCGTCAAAACGGAGAAGAAATAATCAAATTCATAAGTTGCTGAAGGATGATGGCCAATGGTGTGACTGGGAGTCGGGGTTGAATGAGTTTGTTTTCAgttattttgaaaatttattcACTGCCTCGGAACCAAATTGGCATAAGGTTATTGACTTTATCTCTAGAACAATTTCAG TGGGTTCTGATATAATGGATTTAGTGAAGAAGTTTTTCAGAGATAGAGAGTTGAATGTTGGTTTAAATTCTACCAAAATT GTGTTAGCGAATCGATTGAAAGATACTTTGGAGTCAGTTATCTCGCCTAATCAAAGTGGTTTTATGCAAGGTCGACTCATTTATGATAATGTAATGGTTTCGTATCAGGTCATGTATTATTTGAAGAGGAAGCGTAGGGGTAAAGGAGGGAGTATGGCGCTGAAGATTGACATGAGTAAGGAATACGATAGAATTGAATGGGGATATTTGGAAGTTGTTCTCTTAAAAATGGGCTACAATGACTTGTGGGTTTATTTAATAATGCAACGTGTTCGTTCAGTTACGTATAATATAC GACTTTCTCCACTAATTCGAAG CTACCTCTATTTCCGAGCTTATGAGGAGGAAGCTAATCGACTACTTCAGCTGCTTCAGTTGTTTGAGAATGCCTCGGGCCAAGGTCAATTTGGCAATATCTTCGATCTTATGCCAGGTGTGTTACATATGGAGGAGGCAGGGGAAGATAGTAAATATTTGGGGCTCCCTAATATGATGAATAGAAATAAAATGCAAATATTAGGGTATTTGAAAGATAAGGTCAAGAACATAATTTTGAATTGGGATGGCATATTAGTGTCTCAAGGTGGTAAAGAGGTTCTTATTAAGTCAGTGGCGCAAACTCTTCCCACATACGCTATGAGCGTATTTCTTCTACCTCTCGAGATTACAAAGGATATAAAGCGTATAATTTCAAAATTCTGGTGGAACTCTAAAGGGAGTGATTCGAAAGTTATTCATTGGATGAGTTGGGATAGGTTATCAAGATACAAGTCTTCACGTGGTATGGGCTTTCGTGATTTTAGAGACTTTAATTTGGCCATGTTGG AAGCTTCGTTGGGTAATAATCCCAGTTTCATATGGAGAAGCATTATGGAGGCGAAAAAGGTTGTGGCGGAAGGTGTTCGATGGAGAGTTGGATCAGGCTCTGAGATTAATATCATTGGCCAGACTTGGTTATTGGATGAGAAGAATCCTTATATTACGTCGAACTCTCCTACTGTGCTGGACAATAAGGCTTCGTCTCTTATGTTTATGGATGGTAGAAGTTGGGATGAAGAGATTCTCAATGACCTTTTTAATGCACGAGATCAGTGTTGTATTAGAAATATCCCAATTGCTGAGAGTAACGAGGCTGATAGTCTATACTGGTACAAGGAGCTTCTGGACATTATTCAGTTCGCAGTGCATAAAGATTGTTGCAGGACCATAAAGAAATTTGGAGACAAAGGGATAATAGCAGTTTCTGGAGGAAGATTTGGCAGCTGA
- the LOC141660220 gene encoding uncharacterized protein LOC141660220 — MAKGMSQWQMTKFTKDNYENWCIRMKAILGANDLWEFVEKGLEVPENEANLNQVQKDQLQAQRKKDQKAIMIIHQCLDDSMLQKVASATTSKKVWDTIKSSFSGDAKVKRVRLQTLHGKVEALRMKESESISDYFSRVLTVVNQMKSNGEEVSDVRVIEKVLRSLDSKFDYKVVAIEEAKDIDEMTIDELMGSLQAHEEKMLKKEPIEQALQSKQSFKDSNGRYMRSQRGLGQGRGKGFLYGQGRGRGQQREESQKYERLYETRNSRGLGRGRVTPRYGKSNVKCYNCQKFGHYAFECHASKNQVEEKANFVEDKGNVEDPTLLLAHKGEVNCEDNLWYLDSGARCPAIRGEGENDASVDDPASSFQYPSEDASGK, encoded by the exons ATGGCAAAGGGAATGTCTCAATGGCAAATGACAAAGTTCACCAAAGATAATTATGAGAATTGGTGCATTCGTATGAAGGCGATCCTTGGAGCAAATGATTTGTGGGAATTTGTGGAGAAAGGATTGGAGGTGCCCGAAAATGAAGCAAATTTGAATCAAGTTCAAAAAGATCAACTTCAAGCCCAAAGAAAGAAGGATCAAAAGGCGATCATGATCATTCATCAATGTTTGGATGATTCTATGTTACAAAAAGTGGCTTCCGCAACAACGTCAAagaaagtttgggatactatCAAATCTTCTTTTAGTGGCGATGCTAAAGTAAAGAGAGTTCGGCTACAAACACTTCATGGCAAGGTTGAGGCTTTGCGAATGAAGGAATCCGAATCAATCTCGGATTATTTTTCAAGGGTCTTGACCGTTGTCAATCAAATGAAAAGCAATGGAGAAGAGGTAAGTGATGTTCGTGTTATTGAAAAAGTTCTTCGTTCACTTGACTCTAAATTTGATTACAAAGTTGTGGCAATTGAGGAGGCTAAAGATATAGATGAAATGACTATTGATGAGCTTATGGGATCATTACAAGCCCATGAAGAAAAAATGTTAAAGAAGGAGCCAATTGAACAAGCCTTACAATCAAAGCAATCTTTTAAAGATAGTAATGGAAGGTATATGAGGAGCCAAAGAGGTCTTGGACAAGGACGTGGAAAAGGATTTCTATATGGACAAGGAAGAGGTCGTGGCCAACAAAGGGAGGAAAGTCAAAAGTATGAAAGATTGTATGAGACAAGAAATTCAAGAGGCCTTGGAAGAGGAAGAGTTACACCAAGGTATGGCAagtcaaatgttaaatgctataattgtcaAAAATTTGGTCACTATGCTTTCGAGTGTCACGCTTCAAAAAATCAAGTGGAGGAGAAAGCTAATTTTGTTGAAGATAAAGGCAATGTTGAAGACCCCACTTTGCTTCTAGCACATAAAGGAGAAGTAAATTGTGAAGATAATTTGTGGTATCTTGATAGCGGCGCAA GATGTCCTGCTATTCGAGGGGAAGGAGAAAATGATGCAAGTGTTGATGACCCTGCTAGTAGCTTTCAATACCCTTCAGAAGATGCAAGTGGAAAGTAG